AAAATTTTAAATTCCAAATTCCAATAGTAAAACACGAATTTCACAGATTTCACGGATTAGTTCGTGATAATTTGTGAAATTTGTGTTTTTTACTATTCTCAAAATACTAAATCTATATAATGATCACATTAATAAAAAATATACAAGAACTGCTTCAGGTTCGTGAAACTTCCGTTTCTAAAGTTTCGGGAGCTGAAATGGCAGAACTTCCGACTATTAAAAATGCATTTTTAATACTAAACGATAATATAATCGCAGATTTTGGTTCTATGGAAAATCTTCCTGAAATCAAAGCTGATAAAGTTATTAATGCTGCTGGTCGTGTCGTGCTTCCAACTTGGTGCGACAGCCACACGCATATTGTGTATGCTGGAAATCGCGAACAGGAATTTGTAGACCGAATTAATGGATTATCTTATGAAGAAATTGCCAATCGCGGTGGCGGAATTTTAAATTCGGCTAAAAAATTAAATGAAACTTCTGAAGAAGAAATTTACGAGCAGTCAAAACTTCGATTAGAAGAAGTAATGCATCTAGGAACCGGAGCGGTTGAAATAAAATCAGGCTACGGACTCACAATTGAAGGCGAATTAAAAATGCTTCGTGTTATTAAAAAACTGGCCGAAAATTATCCAATTGCTATAAAAGCAACTTTTCTGGGCGCACATGCTTTTCCCACTCATTACAAAGAAAATAAAACAGGTTACATTGATGAGATCATCACGAAAATGCTTCCTGAAATTGCTCAAAATAAACTAGCGGATTATGTGGACGTTTTCTGCGAAAGCGGTTATTTTTCTGTAGAAGAAACAGAAAAAATCATGCAGGCGGGAATTGATTTCGGCTTAAAGCCAAAAATCCACGTAAACCAGTTTAATTCTATTGGCGGAATTCAGGCTGGTGTTAAATTTAAGGCTCTTTCTGTCGATCATCTCGAAATAATGAATCCGGAAGATATTGAAGCTTTAAAGAATACCGAAACAATGCCGGTTGCTTTGCCTTCTTGTTCTTATTTTTTGAGTATTCCGTACACGCCGGCCCGCGGGATGATTAATGCCGGGCTGCCTTTAGCATTAGCCACCGATTTCAATCCGGGTTCTACTCCATCCGGAAATATGAATTTTGTTGTTGCAACAGCATGCATTAAAATGAAAATGACTCCGGAAGAAGCTATAAATGCTGCCACAATAAACGGCGCCTACGCAATGGGACTTTCTGAAACTCACGGAAGTATTACAAAAGGTAAAAAAGCCAATTTAATTATAACCAAACCCATTTCTTCTTATTATCAAATTCCTTATGCTTTCGGAAGCAATTTGATTGAAGATGTAATTATTGAGGGCGAAATTATTTAATAACAATATATTATAAAATTGACCGCAGCGGTTGAAACCGCTCCCTTTGTCAAAAGCTTACAATCATTAAATTCCTCAAGAAAAACATAGCCCGTGGTTTCAACCACGGGAAACCATTATAAAGTTTCATTAAACAAAAAAAGGTCTGCAAACAAATCTGCAGACCTTTTTTATGTGGTATTTATTTTGCGAGATTGAATATTATCTCAAGCTGAAACTAGTTTTAGAAACTAATTCGTCGTTATCAAAAACATTGATAAAGTAAGTTCCTTTTACGAAATCTTTTCCTGGTAAATCTTGTACAACATTTACAGATTTGTTTTCGTATTGAACTGTAGTTTTGAAACTGTAAGTTAATGAGTTATCACCAAAACTTTCTGTTTTTTTATCTCCTAAAACATTGTTTTTAGCATCAATAACTTGTACATAATACGTTTTATCACCAGATTTTGCAATTTGGTTTTCAGCAATAGTAAAACTAATTTTTAAAACATCAGCACGGCTTGCTTTATCTGTTTCAATTTGTTTTCCAGAGCTTCTTAATTTGTAAGCTGCAGTTTTAGTGTTTAAAATTGATAATTTAGAACCTCTTTCAACTGTTTTTGCCAGCTCTTCATTTTGACCTACAAGTACTTCGTTATATTTTTTAGACTCTCCTAAAACTACAATTGTACTGTCTCTTTGAGTTGTCAAAACACCATTTTGTTTTTTCAGCTCATCGTTTTCAGCAACTAAAGTTTTCATTTTACCCTGCATTGCCTGAACTTGAGATCTGTATTTAGAAACGTCGCCTTTAGATTTATTTAAATCTGCCATTAAAGCGACAACTTTATCTCTTTCCTGAATTAATTCATCAGACATTGACGTGTTTTCAGCAATTGCAGCATCATACGTTGCTTTTAATTCCTGTAAATCTTTCATAACAGATTCTTTTTCTGTCATTGACGTTGTCAATTCCGTTTTAACTACTTCAGTATCAGAAGAAAGTTTAAAAATATACACTAAGCTACCAATCAGTAGGACTGCTAAAACCGCTATTACCGCTTTTAGACTTGAATTGTTGTTGTTCTTTGGGTTTTCCATATTGAATAATTTTCTTTAATAACAAATTTAAGAATTAATATATGTTAATAACGTAAGTTGTAACAATTATATTATTTTTGGAAAATAAATTTTTTTCATGGAGAAATTAGTTCCTTTTACTGTCAATGATTTGGCAAAAGTCACAAATCATCGTAGTGGTGAAATAAAATTCGGCGAAAAAATGATTGTCATTCCAAAAGGAGCTGATAAAATCAAATTTTTGCACGAATCGGAGGCGAAGTATGTATTATTAGGAATTCCGGAAGATATTGGGGTGCGTGCTAATTACGGCAGACCCGGAGCAGCTTCGGCATGGGAAAATGCAATTAAAAGTATTGCCAATATTCAGCATAACCGTTTTTCTAAAGGAAGTCAGATTATTGTTCTGGGGCAGCTGGATGTTGCTCAGGAAATGCGCGATGTTGAAAATTTAGATTTTAATGACATTGATGATCGTTCAAAACTAAGTCAGCTGGTTGAAAAAATTGACAAAGAGGTTTCGCATATCATTTTTACTATAATTAAAGCAGGTAAAACGCCAATTATTATAGGAGGCGGACATAATAATGCTTACGGTAACATTAAAGGTTCGGCTTTAGCCAAAGGAAAACCTATCAACGCCATTAATTTTGATGCCCATTCTGATTTTAGAATTCTGGAAGGGCGCCATAGCGGAAATGGTTTCTCGTATGCGTATGAAGAAGGATTTCTAAAAAAATATTTCATTTTCGGACTTCATGAAAATTATACTTCAAAAAGTGTTTTAGACATTATTAAAAAACTTGAAGATCGTGTTCGTTATAATACTTACGACAGCGTAAATATTCGTAAAGAAAAAGATTTTGAAAGAGAAATGGCGCTAGCTCTTGAATTTATTAAAACCGATTCATTTGGAATTGAAATTGATCTTGACGCAATTCCAAATATTGCCAGCAGTGCTATGACTATAAGCGGTTTTTCGGTCGAAGAATTAAGACGATTTATTACATTTTTTGGTCAGAATAGAAATGCAGCTTATTTGCATATCTGCGAAGGTGCACCAGATTTAGCCGATTCTCCAAACAATAATTTAATTGGAAAATTAATT
The sequence above is a segment of the Flavobacterium sp. genome. Coding sequences within it:
- the hutI gene encoding imidazolonepropionase, whose translation is MITLIKNIQELLQVRETSVSKVSGAEMAELPTIKNAFLILNDNIIADFGSMENLPEIKADKVINAAGRVVLPTWCDSHTHIVYAGNREQEFVDRINGLSYEEIANRGGGILNSAKKLNETSEEEIYEQSKLRLEEVMHLGTGAVEIKSGYGLTIEGELKMLRVIKKLAENYPIAIKATFLGAHAFPTHYKENKTGYIDEIITKMLPEIAQNKLADYVDVFCESGYFSVEETEKIMQAGIDFGLKPKIHVNQFNSIGGIQAGVKFKALSVDHLEIMNPEDIEALKNTETMPVALPSCSYFLSIPYTPARGMINAGLPLALATDFNPGSTPSGNMNFVVATACIKMKMTPEEAINAATINGAYAMGLSETHGSITKGKKANLIITKPISSYYQIPYAFGSNLIEDVIIEGEII
- a CDS encoding formimidoylglutamase; translated protein: MEKLVPFTVNDLAKVTNHRSGEIKFGEKMIVIPKGADKIKFLHESEAKYVLLGIPEDIGVRANYGRPGAASAWENAIKSIANIQHNRFSKGSQIIVLGQLDVAQEMRDVENLDFNDIDDRSKLSQLVEKIDKEVSHIIFTIIKAGKTPIIIGGGHNNAYGNIKGSALAKGKPINAINFDAHSDFRILEGRHSGNGFSYAYEEGFLKKYFIFGLHENYTSKSVLDIIKKLEDRVRYNTYDSVNIRKEKDFEREMALALEFIKTDSFGIEIDLDAIPNIASSAMTISGFSVEELRRFITFFGQNRNAAYLHICEGAPDLADSPNNNLIGKLIGYLITDFIKANNEKEKTQ